Sequence from the Saccharopolyspora pogona genome:
GGCGGTCCACGGCAGCTCCGTCGGCCCGTTCACGATCGACGTGCCCACGATGATCGCGTACGCGATCGCCGCGAGCAGGATGTCCAGCCACACCTGCCTGGGCCGCGCGCGCTGGTTCACGGTACGGACGAGTCCTCGCCGGCGCGTCTGCCCTGGGGCGCACTGGTCGGTACCGCGCTGGGTAGTACGTCAGCGGATGGTGCGGTATCCGGGGTGGACACCCAGGGCCAGGCCGTGGCTCTCAGCCAAGCGTTCCAGGAGCGCCTGGAGCCGGGCGCGTTCGTCGGCGTCGAGGGCCTCGCAGAAGTCGGCCTCGTGCGCGGCAGCCACGGCGCGGATCTTGTCCAGCAGCTCGGTGCCCTCCTCGGTGAGGGTCAGCTCGTGGACGCGGCGGTCGCGGGTGCTGCGGGTGCGGGTGACCAGGCCGCGGCCCTCCA
This genomic interval carries:
- a CDS encoding MarR family winged helix-turn-helix transcriptional regulator, which gives rise to MAAEIPKAGVAFLLTQLGTQAATKFAERVGALDLTPPQVGMLRMIAAQPGLSQQTLAGNLGMLPSKVVTFVDDLEGRGLVTRTRSTRDRRVHELTLTEEGTELLDKIRAVAAAHEADFCEALDADERARLQALLERLAESHGLALGVHPGYRTIR